The Kribbella sp. NBC_00662 nucleotide sequence CGGGTTCTTCGCGGGCACGTTCTTCCCGCCGGCGACCGCGACCGCGTTCACCGATATCGACTCGGTCTGGCTGGGCAAGGAGAGCGCCGCCGATTTCCTGAAGAAGGTCCAGACGACCTTCGCCGCCGAGAAGGCGAAGGGTCTCGTGCCGCCGCTGCCCCAGCCGGCCGACTGACGGAGAACAGATGGTCATGACAGCCGCACCGGCGCGGGAGTCCGCAGCCGCGCGCGTCCCGGCCGGGCGGCGGCGTTCGCACCTACGCCGTCGTACCGCGATCAACTACGCGCTCGTCGCCCCCGCGCTGCTCCTGTCGATCGTCATCGTCGTCATCCCCGGCATCCTCACGTTGCTGTTCGCGTTCACCGACTGGAGCGGTGTCGGGTTCGACGTCCATTTCATCGGCGGGCAGAACTTCCGCGACATCCTCGCGGACCCGGTCTTCGCCACCGCGCTGACCAACAACATCAAGTGGCTGGTGATGTTCCTGACGCTGCCGGCCGTGATCGGTCTGCTGACGGCGATGTTGCTCCTGCGGCGTAAGCGGATCCGCACGTTCTACCAGGTGATCTACCTGATGCCGTACGTGCTGGCGCCGGTGGTGAACGCGCTCATCTGGCAGACCATCATCTACAACCCGCACGGCGGGGTGGCCGGCCTGTTCGGGATCCAGCCACCGACCGCGAGCACCTCGACGTCTCTGTACGCCGCTGCCGCGGTCGACATGTGGCACTACTGGGGCTTCCTCACCGTCGTCTATCTCGGGGCGATCCGGCAGACGCCGATCGATCAAGTCGAGGCTGCGATCGTGGACGGCGCCGGTGGATGGGGTGTGTTCCGCAACGTCTACCTGCCGAGCATCCGGCCGACGCTGCTGCTGATGGGCGTGATGACGGTGATCTTCTCGTTCCTCGCCTTCGACTACGTGTACCTGCTCACCCAAGGCGGTCCGGCGCACTCGAGTGAGGTGATGGGCACCTACGCCTACGCGTTCGCGTTCTCGTCGTTCGAATTCGGCAAGGCCGCCGCGGTCGGGATCGTGATGAGCGTCTTCGGCCTGCTCGCATCGATCCTCTACACCTGGATCAGCCGAAGGGAGCTGGCACGATGACCAGGCTCAAGGGACTCGGTGCCCAGCTGGTGCTGGCGGTCTTCGCGGTGATCGCGCTGATCCCGCTGCTGCTCGTCGTACTCAACAGCTTCAAGGACAACGCCGAAGTACTCGCGAACCCGTTCGGGTTGCCGTCGTCGTTCAGCCTGGACAACTTCGTCACTTCGTGGACCTACGGACGGTTCGGGCGGGGGATCGTCAACAGCATCCTGCTCACCGGCACGACCGTGCTCGTCGTCCTGGTCTGCGCGAGCCTGGCCGGGTACGTCCTCGCGGGCCAGAAGGTGAAGCGCTGGCCGGCGATCATGGTCTACCTCACGATGGCGATGACGATCCCGATCCAGCTGTTCGTCTTCCCGCTGTACGCCGCCGTCGCGGCGCTGAATCTCACCGACAACGTGTTCGTCGTCGGCGTGATCCTGGCGGCGATCAACATGCCGTTCGCCACCTTTCTGATGCGGACCTTCTTCCTGAACGTTCCGGCCGAGATCGAGGAGGCCGCTCTGGTAGACGGTGTCAGCACCCTTCAGCTGATCCGGCGGGTGATGCTGCCGATGGTGCGGCCCGGACTGATCACCGTCGGCGTCATCGTCGGCCTGAACGCCTGGAACGAGTTCCTGATCTCGTCGACGTTCCTGCAGAACCCGGACGACCAGACGCTGACGCTGGGATTCCTCACGATGAACGGCACCTTCAGCACCGACATCGGCACGATGATGGCCGGCGCGCTGATCCTGATCGTCCCCGTGCTGGCCGTCTTCATCGCCCTCCAGCGGTACGTCGTCGACGGCATCGCCAACGGCGCGGTGAAGGGCTGACATGGCACTCGGCGCAGCGTACGAAGAGCGGGTCTACGCCGCTCTCCTCGGCAAACTGATCGGCGTGTACCTCGGCCGGCCGGTCGAGGGCTGGCCGTACGACGACATCCGGTCACGCTTCGGACTGGTCGACCGGTTCGTGAACGAGGACCTCGGACTGCCGTTGATCGTCGCGGACGACGACATCTCCGGGACACTGGCCTTCGCCCGGGTGGTGGAGGACACCGGTGACTTCGAGCCTGCCGATGCCGGCAACACCTGGCTGAACTACATCGTCGAGGACCGCACGATCCTGTGGTGGGGCGGGTACGGGCGCTCCACCGAGCACACCGCTTATCTCAATCTGAAACGCGGCATCAGTGCGCCGGAGAGCGGCTCGATCGCGTGCAACGGGAGCACACTCGCCGAGCAGATCGGTGCGCAGATCTTCTCGGACGCGTTCGCGTTGATGACGCCTGGCGATCCCGAGCGGGCTGTCGCGTTGACCCGTGCGGCCGCGAGTGTCAGCCACGATGGCGTCGCGCTGGACGCGGCTGCGTTCTTCGCCGCGATGCGCTCTCTGGCCTTCGACGAGCGCGAGCTGTCGGCGCTGATCGAGCAGTCGCTGCCGTTCGTCACCGATCGCCGGCTGATCGAGCTGGTCATCGATGTGACGTCGCGCGTGCGGGCGGGTGACGACTGGCGCTCGGCCCGCGACTGGGTCGATCGGTGCTACGGGTATGCGCGGTACCCGGGGCCGTGTCACTCGCTCTCGAACACCGCGATGGCGCTCGCGGCGCTCATTGTCGGCGGCAACGACTTCCGCCGGGTCGTCGCCGTTGCCTCCTCGGTCGGCTTCGACACCGACAGCAACGCCGGGACGGTCGGTTGCATCACCGGCGTCCGGCTCGGACTCGCCGCGCTCGACGATGATCTCCGGCGGGAGGTGGCCGATCGGGCTCTCGTCGTCAGCGCTGACGGAGGTGAGTGCGTGACGGACGCCGTTCTCGAGACCAGACGGATCGTTCGATCGGCTCGGAAGCTGATCGGTGGGCCGGTGCCTGGGCGACGCCCTCGATTCGACTTCGACTTTCCTGGTGCGGTACAGGGATTCGGAGACGACGAAGCGACTGTTCGGCATCACCAGTTCGACGACGGCTCGACCGCGCTGCTGATCGAGGACGGACGAACCTCCACGCCTGTCTTCCTGGACCCGGGTGACGCCGTGCCCAACTTCTCGACCCTGGCCAGTCCGACGCTCTATCCCGGTCAGACGGTTCGGGCCGTGGTCAGTTCGCCGGACGGTGCCTCGGTGCAGTTGTACGCGGACTACGACCACGGAAAGTCAGAAGGTGCGTGGAGGCGCGTCGGCGCGAAAGCCACGATCGAGTGGACCGTGCCGGCCGGAATCCCCTTCCGGGTCGGCCTTTCGGTCGGTGGGACGGTCTACCTGCACTCGCTCGACTGGGACGGCGCACCCGCGGAGTACTCGCAGTCCGGCATCCTGCTGTCCTCGATCTGGGACACCCAGCCACGCGGACTCGCGCCGTGGGTGAGCTCGGCCAAGAACTTCGAGGCCGATTTCGCCACGACCTTCTCCGTCTCGCACCCCGGCCCGCTCGGTGTCGTGACGACGGGTACCCGCGATTGGGTCGACTACGAGGTGACCTCACGGCTGACGTTCTCACTGAATCGGGCGGCCGGTCTCGTCGTCCGGGCACGCGGGCACCGGAACTTCTCCGCGGCCTTGTTCGACGGGAACACCCTCTCGATCGTCGAGCAGCACAATGCCGATCGGACGGTGCTCGCGACAACCCCGTTCAGCCTCCGCCGGGACAGGCCGTACGACGTCACCGTCGCGTGCGCCGGATCGATCGTACTGGTGGACATCGACGGCATTCAGATGCTCTCAGCAACCACCCGCCGACTGGCCGGCGGTGGGGCCGGCTTCTTCGTCGACACCGGAACCATGAGCGCCGACGGATTCACCGTCCGCTCGCATCACCGGGCTCAGACCCGCGACCAGAAAGGCACCACCCGATATGAAAGCCAACGGCAAGTGGAACAGCTTCCCGGTCAACACCCGACCGGCCGAGGGATACGCGAGCCCCGTGCACTACGTGGATCTGACCGCTCAGCTTCGTGAGGTCGCCCGCGAGGCCGACGGTGACGGGATCCTGCACACGTTCCTGCCGCACACCACGTGCACGCTGATCTTCAATTCCGGAGTGGACGGTACGACGCTGCAGGACATCCGGCTGTTCATCGAGGCGCAGATCCCGGTCGACCGGCCGTTCGTCCATCTGCACGACGGACCACAGGACGCGGCCGCGCACGTCCGCTGCGTCTTCGGCGTTCAGTCGCTGCAGCTTCCCGTCGTGAACGGCGAACTCGGAATCGGCCACAGCCAAGGCGTGTACCTGCTCGAGCTGGACGGCCCGCGCGACCGCACGATCCAGTACGCGGTGCAGACGTTCTGATGACCACTGTTGTCGGAGTACGTGGGGGACTGTCCGTCGATCACCTGGTGGACGCCGGACTGGGTACCCGATTCGACGAGCTCGGCGGGCCGGGGCTCTTCGGAGCGCTGGGCGCTCGGCTCGTCGCGGGCACCCAGGTCCAGCTGTACGCACGGCTCCCGGACGACGAACCGCGGTTCGCGAAAGTCTTTCAGGAACTCGGCATCGACACGTCCGAGACGATGCGGGAGCCGCAAGCGATGAGGCTGTGGATCCTGAACTCCCCGCAGGGCAGACGAATCCTGGCCACCTCCCCGTCGGGCTCGGTCGAGATCGAAGGCACGGGAACGACGGAGCCGGACGGCGACACCGGCGCCGGCGATTCGGGCGAGGTTCCGGTCACCGGCGGAATCGACGGGCTCCTCGACAGCTCGCCCACCGAGCGCGCGGCCGTCGCCGAATCGGTGCGCGTCGGCGTCGACCCGCATCAGTTGCCCCTGCAGGCCGAAGGCCCGGAGTACCTCCTCAGGGTCAGTCCGTCGGGTGCACTCGTCCTCCCCAGCCGGGTGCAACTGCAACTGATCGACCCCGATCCGTTGGCTGCCGCTCGGGCGATCCGGGCACGGCTGGGGTTTGACGTGATCGCGCGACTCGACCGGGAGGGCATGGTCGTGATCTCCGACAGCGAATGGTTCGTGCGCGACACCGACGTACGCGTTGTCGAGACCACGGGGGCCGGAGACTCGTCGGCCGGCGCCATCGTCGCGGCGTGGACGGCCGGCGCCGACCTTGCCACGGCAGCGGCGTACGGCGTCAGCGTCGCCCGGCTGGCGCTTTCGGACTGGGGCCACGCGGGCCTGCTGGCCGACCCACTGACCGAACCGTTTCCGAGCATCACCATCACCAGGAGGCAATAGACGTGACTTCTCTCGAACAGATCTCCGCCATCGCCTCAGCCTTGCGGGACGTGAACGACGTGAAGCCGAGCATCTCGGCTCCACTCGGTCGAGCCGTCTTCGTCGGGTCTGGCGACTCGTTGTCGTCCGCGCTGCTGGCTGCGGCGTACGGCCATCGCGCATTGTCGTCCGGGGACCTGACCTGGACCGGGCGGCTTCCGTTCGGCACGGACACCGTCGTCGGCATCTCGCACTCCGGCACGTCCGGGGCGACCGTTCGCGCCCTCCGGCTTGCGGCGCAGGCAGGCAAACGCACTATTGCGATCACCTCGAACGCGGACTCGCCGCTGGCGGCCGCCGCGGCCGAGACGCAGCTCGTACCGTCGCTCGGGATCGAGGAAGTCATTCCCTGCGCCGGGCATCTGATGCTCGGCCTCGGTGTCGCCGCGGTGGCAGGCGAGGACGTCGACGGGGCGGCGAGTGAGGTTGCTCGCTCCTTGGAGTCGCAGGAACCGGAGCTCGCTCGGACCGTCCAGGAGTTACCGGCGGCCGCGCCGTACGGCATCTCCGTCCTGACGCTGCCGGACCTGCGCGGCGCGGGCGACTTCTGGATGCTGAAGCTCATCGAGGCTGTCGGGGTGAATGTCCGCGCCGTTCCGTTGGAGGAGAGCGGCCACGTCGACTACTTCATCGGTCCGGAACCACATCTCGTGCTCCAGCTCGTCGGTGCTGTCGGCCGCACCCGGTTCGAGCGCCTGGCGGTCGCGCTCGAAAGCACCGGGCAGACCGTACGCGGAGTAGTGTTCACGGCGCCTGATGCCTGGACGAGCCGATCAGCCCTGGTGCTCGAACTGGCCGGTGCGGCGGCCGGAGCGGTTTTCGCCGGCCAGGCAGCACAGATATGGGGGCGCCCACCGTTCCGCGGCGGTGCCGTCAACATGGACGCGCGGCACATCAAGCTGGACGACGAGCCGGTTACTGCATGAGGTCGCTCAATAGGTACTGATGTTATGATCATGCTATCCATGGTCAACAGGGGAGAAGGCCGCATGACCGTCGAAGAGACACGTCATCCGCTGGCGTCGAAGGTGGCGCCCGTGGACCGGCGGTCGCCGATGCCGGCCTGGGCGCAGGTCGAGCGAGACCTTCGGTCCGTGATGGATCAGGGCGTGGAGTCGGGCCTTCAGCTCCCGACCGAGAAGGATCTCGCCAC carries:
- a CDS encoding carbohydrate ABC transporter permease, which produces MVMTAAPARESAAARVPAGRRRSHLRRRTAINYALVAPALLLSIVIVVIPGILTLLFAFTDWSGVGFDVHFIGGQNFRDILADPVFATALTNNIKWLVMFLTLPAVIGLLTAMLLLRRKRIRTFYQVIYLMPYVLAPVVNALIWQTIIYNPHGGVAGLFGIQPPTASTSTSLYAAAAVDMWHYWGFLTVVYLGAIRQTPIDQVEAAIVDGAGGWGVFRNVYLPSIRPTLLLMGVMTVIFSFLAFDYVYLLTQGGPAHSSEVMGTYAYAFAFSSFEFGKAAAVGIVMSVFGLLASILYTWISRRELAR
- a CDS encoding carbohydrate ABC transporter permease, with the protein product MTRLKGLGAQLVLAVFAVIALIPLLLVVLNSFKDNAEVLANPFGLPSSFSLDNFVTSWTYGRFGRGIVNSILLTGTTVLVVLVCASLAGYVLAGQKVKRWPAIMVYLTMAMTIPIQLFVFPLYAAVAALNLTDNVFVVGVILAAINMPFATFLMRTFFLNVPAEIEEAALVDGVSTLQLIRRVMLPMVRPGLITVGVIVGLNAWNEFLISSTFLQNPDDQTLTLGFLTMNGTFSTDIGTMMAGALILIVPVLAVFIALQRYVVDGIANGAVKG
- a CDS encoding ADP-ribosylglycohydrolase family protein, which gives rise to MALGAAYEERVYAALLGKLIGVYLGRPVEGWPYDDIRSRFGLVDRFVNEDLGLPLIVADDDISGTLAFARVVEDTGDFEPADAGNTWLNYIVEDRTILWWGGYGRSTEHTAYLNLKRGISAPESGSIACNGSTLAEQIGAQIFSDAFALMTPGDPERAVALTRAAASVSHDGVALDAAAFFAAMRSLAFDERELSALIEQSLPFVTDRRLIELVIDVTSRVRAGDDWRSARDWVDRCYGYARYPGPCHSLSNTAMALAALIVGGNDFRRVVAVASSVGFDTDSNAGTVGCITGVRLGLAALDDDLRREVADRALVVSADGGECVTDAVLETRRIVRSARKLIGGPVPGRRPRFDFDFPGAVQGFGDDEATVRHHQFDDGSTALLIEDGRTSTPVFLDPGDAVPNFSTLASPTLYPGQTVRAVVSSPDGASVQLYADYDHGKSEGAWRRVGAKATIEWTVPAGIPFRVGLSVGGTVYLHSLDWDGAPAEYSQSGILLSSIWDTQPRGLAPWVSSAKNFEADFATTFSVSHPGPLGVVTTGTRDWVDYEVTSRLTFSLNRAAGLVVRARGHRNFSAALFDGNTLSIVEQHNADRTVLATTPFSLRRDRPYDVTVACAGSIVLVDIDGIQMLSATTRRLAGGGAGFFVDTGTMSADGFTVRSHHRAQTRDQKGTTRYESQRQVEQLPGQHPTGRGIREPRALRGSDRSAS
- a CDS encoding secondary thiamine-phosphate synthase enzyme YjbQ, with the translated sequence MHYVDLTAQLREVAREADGDGILHTFLPHTTCTLIFNSGVDGTTLQDIRLFIEAQIPVDRPFVHLHDGPQDAAAHVRCVFGVQSLQLPVVNGELGIGHSQGVYLLELDGPRDRTIQYAVQTF
- a CDS encoding PfkB family carbohydrate kinase, yielding MTTVVGVRGGLSVDHLVDAGLGTRFDELGGPGLFGALGARLVAGTQVQLYARLPDDEPRFAKVFQELGIDTSETMREPQAMRLWILNSPQGRRILATSPSGSVEIEGTGTTEPDGDTGAGDSGEVPVTGGIDGLLDSSPTERAAVAESVRVGVDPHQLPLQAEGPEYLLRVSPSGALVLPSRVQLQLIDPDPLAAARAIRARLGFDVIARLDREGMVVISDSEWFVRDTDVRVVETTGAGDSSAGAIVAAWTAGADLATAAAYGVSVARLALSDWGHAGLLADPLTEPFPSITITRRQ
- a CDS encoding SIS domain-containing protein, producing the protein MTSLEQISAIASALRDVNDVKPSISAPLGRAVFVGSGDSLSSALLAAAYGHRALSSGDLTWTGRLPFGTDTVVGISHSGTSGATVRALRLAAQAGKRTIAITSNADSPLAAAAAETQLVPSLGIEEVIPCAGHLMLGLGVAAVAGEDVDGAASEVARSLESQEPELARTVQELPAAAPYGISVLTLPDLRGAGDFWMLKLIEAVGVNVRAVPLEESGHVDYFIGPEPHLVLQLVGAVGRTRFERLAVALESTGQTVRGVVFTAPDAWTSRSALVLELAGAAAGAVFAGQAAQIWGRPPFRGGAVNMDARHIKLDDEPVTA